GCGTCGATCATCGCCGCAGTCTGCGCGGGCAGCACGTTGGACAGCACGGAGATGACGCCGTCGCCGCCGCCGCAGACGAGATGGAACGCCTGATCGTCGTTGCCCGACCAGACGCGGAAGTCGGGGCGCGCGACCTGAAGCGAACGGATCAGGCTGTCGCACTGGTACTGGTTGCCGCTGGCTTCCTTGACGCCGACGATGTTCTCGATCTGGGCCAGGCGCAGCACCGTTTCCGGCGCCAGATTGACGCCCGTGCGGCCGGGCACGTTGTAGAGGATCACGGGGATCCTCACGGACTCGGCCACGGTGCGGAAGTGCCGGTACAGCCCCTCCTGATTGGGTTTGTTGTAAAACGGCGTCACCACCAGCGCGCCGTCGGCGCCCAGTTCCTCGGCGCGGCGCGACAGGTCGACGGTGGAAGCCGTGTTGTTGGTGCCCGTGCCGATGACGACGGGGATGCGCCCGTCCACGGCGCGCAGCGCGAAGGAGATCACTTCGTCGCGCTCGGCGGGCGTCAGCGTCGCCGCCTCGCCCGTGGTGCCGAGCACGATCAGCGCGTCGACGCCGTTGTCCACCTGAAAGTCCAAAAGCTCGCCCAGCGCGTCGAAGTCGACGGCTCCGTTGCGGAAGGGCGTGATCAGCGCGGTGCCTGTACCTCTGAACATGAAAATGCACTCCTTTGCGTGAAAGTCTTCTTAATAAAACAAAAGCGGCCACGGAGAAACGGCGGCGCGGAGAAAAAACAAAATGCCGGAAAAACACGGCGGCGCGCCGCTTTCGGAAACGCGACGAAAGGCGAATTCTTTTTTCGCCGCGAAAATCGAATGACGATAAAATCAGCAACTCCAAAGGGCGGGAAAATGAAACGCGAAAAATGTTCCACGTGGAACATTTTCCACGGGGGCCGTTCAGCGCACGCCGTTCAGCGCCGCGTGGCGGAGCAGGATGCGCACGGCGTTGGTCGCCGCGCCCACGCGCACGTTGTCGGCCACGTTCCACTGCAAAAAATGCGTGTCGTCGAAACTGCGCACGCGGCTGACGAACGTCGTGTCCGTGCCGGCGGCGTCGACCGCGGGCGTGATCACGGGCTCGCCGCTGACGGTGACGTGTTCCTGTTCGCGCATCACCTCGAGCAGTTTTTCGACCGTGCCGAAGGGCTCGCGCGTCTCCGCGAAGACCGCTTCGCTGTGGCCGTACAGCACCGGCACGCGCACCGTCGTCGGCCAGAACATGATCGAATCGTCGCGCAGGATCTTGCGCGGCTCGTCGACCATCTTCATCTCTTCCTTGGTGAAGCCGTTGTCGAGAAAGGCGTCGATCTGCGGCACCACGTTGCGGTGGATCGGCGCCGCGAACTTTTCGCAGACCGTGCCGCCGCGCTCCTGCGCCAGCAGCTCGTCGATGCCGCGCCGCCCCGCGCCGCTGACGGCCTGATAGGTGCTGACCACCACCGTTTTCAGGCCGAAGCGCTCGTGCGCCTTGTACAGCCCCAGCACCATCTGGATCGTCGAACAGTTGGGATTGGCGACGATGCCGCGGTAGCCCGCGAGCAGGTCGCCGTTGATCTCCGGCACCACCAGCGGCTTTTCGGGATCCATGCGCCAGCACGAGCTGTTGTCGATCACCACCGCGCCGCGCGACGCGGCGACGGGAGCGAACCGCTTCGACAGCTCCGAGCCCGCCGACATGATCACGTAATCGAACGTCCCCGCGGGGACCCATTCCCGCGTCAGTTCCTCCACCGCCACGCGGCGCCCGGCGAACTCCAGTTCCGTTCCGGCGCTGCGGGGCGAGGCGAAAAAGCGGATCGTTTCGGGGCGGACGCCCCGCTCCTCGAGAACGCGGACCATCGTGCGGCCGACTTCGCCCGTTGCGCCTACGATTGCTACCTTCATTGTACCCGACTCCTTCTCGTGAAAAAAGCGTTTCAATTTTTCTGCGATTGAAAATTCATCCCGCGAAAAAAACGGCGCGTCGCCGTGCGCCCGGAACCGAACGCACAGGGACGCGCCGTTTGGCATACGGCACGCGGTACCACCCTGCTTGAGCGCGTCGTCCGCACACGGCGTACCCGACTAAAAAAACTCGCCCCCACATCGTTCTGTAGGGACGAGTCGTCACAGTCTCGCGGTACCACCCTGCTTGGACACATTTCGCTGCGCCCCGCTTGGACCCCGGTCACGGAGGGTCAGTTCGGGAATGTACTCCGGCTCGCGCCTTTCCATTCCGGCTCCCCGGGCCTTGCTCCTTGAAAAAATCGCTCTGAAAGCCCTTCCAGCCTGCGGGGCTTTCTCTCTGGCACGGCGACACGCTCTTCAAGGAGATCCGGTTCAACGCCTTTATATCGTTCTTCAGTTATGGGTGAAATTATAGCCTCATTTTTCAAACTGTCAAGAGGAAAATTTTTCACGATTTCGAAAATATCACGCCGCCGCATGGAGGTGCCCCGCCCGGGCGATGCTGCGCTTCATCCAGCCGCTGAAAAGATAGTAGAGCACGAACAATACCGCCGTCTGGGCCCAGCTGATCGGATAACTCCAGGCCACGACGCGGATGTCCCAGTGCGAAGGCACCACCAGCCACATCCAGGCCAGCCGGAACGCGCACACGCCAACCGCCATGATCAGCGTCGGCAGCAACGAATCGCCCGTGCCGCGGATGCCGCCGGAGATCGTCTCCACCGGCACGTAGGAGAAATACCACGGCACCATCAGCCGCATCAGCACGAGCCCCTGGCCGATAACCTGCGCGTCGTCGGTGAAGATGCGGAACCAGAACTCCCCGCCCGACAGGAACGCCGCCACGATGATCCCCGTGGCGACGAAAGCCATCAGCGAGCAGACGCGGATGCTGCGGGTCACGCGGTCGTACCGCCGCGCCCCGAAGTTCTGCCCCGAAAACGTCGACAGCGCCATGCCGAACGCCGACATCACCATCCAGTAGAGCGCGTCGATCTTGCCCAGCGTCGCCCAGGCCGCCACCACGTCCACGCCGAATTTGTTGGTGACCGCCTGAATGATGATGTTGGAAAACGAGTACATCGTCGCCTGGATCCCCGTCGGCAAACCGATGCGGATGATGTTCTGCAGCAGCAGCCAGTCGCAGCGCAGCTTGCGGAGCTCCAGCCGGAACGGCCCCGATTCGCGCGCCAGCAGCCACCACACGCCCGCGGCGCAGAACCCCTGCGAGAGGATCGTGGCGTAGGCCACGCCGTCCACGCCGCAGTCGTAGCGCACGATCAGCAGCAGATCGGCAGCGAGATTGACGACCGTGCCGCCCGCCAGCAGATAGAACGGGCGCTTCGAGTCACCCTTGGCGCGTAAAATTCCCGAGCCCATGTTGTACAGCAGCGAGGGCACGATGCCCGCAAAGTAAATGCGCAGATACGACACCGCGTGAGGCATCACGTCAGGCGGCGTCTGCATCTTCGCCAGCGTCCATTCCGCCAGCGCCACGCCCAGAACCGTCATCGCCGCGCCGGCCGCCAGCGCCAGAGCCATGGCCGTGTGCACCGCGCGCGACGTGCGCTCCGGGTCGTCGGCGCCGTAAAACTGGGCGATCACCACCGTGGCGCCCGTCGACAGCCCGGCGAAAAATCCCACCAGCAGCGCGATCACCGTGCTCGTCGGGCCGCCCACCGCCGCCAGCGCCACCTTGCCCACGTAGCGCCCGACCACCACCGCGTCGACCGTGTTGTACAGCTGCTGAAAAAACGTGCCCAGCATGATCGGGAAGAAGAAGATCAGCAGCTGCTTCCAGATCACGCCCTCGACAATCTGTTTGTTTCCACGTTCCACAAAATTCACCCGATTTCAAAAAACGCTTTTCCTCGCAAGAGTCACGGTTATTTTATCACCGAGACCGCCGCCGGCCGCAAGAATCGGGGCGCGCGGAATTTTTTTATACGTTGCCAAGAGAGGAAAAACGGCGCCGGCAAGACAGGGCCGCCCTCTCGGCGCCTCGACAAAGCGGCGGACGGGATTCTTCCCGCGGCGGCCGCGCCGCGAAAAAAGCGCTCTCCCGGCGTCGGCCGCGGGAGAGCGCTTTTTCGTCAGTTCACTTTCGCCATTTCTTTTTCCGCGCAGAATTACAGTTCCGCCCCTTCGCTCTTGGCGACCACCGTCGCCACGGCCGCGTCGCCGGTGATGTTCAGCGACGTGCGGACCATGTCGAGGACCGCGTCGATGCCGGCGATCATGGCCACGCCTTCAAGAGGCAGGCCGGCCTGCGTGGTGACGAGGGTAAGCATGATCAGACCGCCGCCGGGGACGCCGGCCGTACCGATCGAGCCGAGCGTGGCGGTGACGATGATGCCCAGCTGCGTCCCCACGCTCAGCGGAATGCCGAACGCCTGGGCAATGAACAGCGCGCAGACGCCCTGATACAGCGCCGTGCCGTCCATGTTGATCGTCGCGCCCAGAGGCAGCACGAAGGACGCCACCTTGTCGGGCACGCCCATGTTATGGCAGCACTCCATCGTCACGGGCAGCGTGCCCGAGCTGGAACGGGTGACGAACGCCGTCAGGCTGGCTTCCTTGATGCCCTTGAAGAACCACAGAGGACTCTTGCGGGCAAAGGCCATGACCATACCGGAATAGACGACGACGGCGTGAATGATGCAGCCGATGTAAACAGCCGCGATCACCTTGATGAAAGGCAGCAGCACCGCCGCCCCGTACTTGGAAACGGTCACGGCGATCAGCGCGAAGACTCCGTAGGGCGCGAACTTCATGACGATGGAGGTCATCTTGTACATCGTCTCCGCCAGCGAGTTGAAGAAATCGAGCGCGGGCTTGCCCTTCTCACCGGCCAGCGTCATGGAAACGCCGAGGAACAGCGCGAAAACGATGATCTGCAACATGTTGGCGTTGACCATGGAGGCGAAGGCGTTCCTGGGGAACATGTTCGTCAGCACTTCCCCCAGCGAGGGCGCGGCCTTGGCTTCCGTCGCCTTGGCAAGAGCGATGTCCATGCCGGCACCCGGCTGGATGACGTTGGCCAGCACCAGCCCGATGGCGATGGCGACGGCCGTGGTGACCAGATAAAGGGCGAGCGTCTTCACGCCGATGCGCCCCAGCGACCTGAGGTCGCCCAGCGACGCCACGCCGACGACGAGACTCGACAGGACCAGCGGCACGATCAGCATGCTGAGCAGGGCCATGAAGATCTTGCCGAGGGGATCCACATACGCTACCACGTTTGGCGCCGCCATTCTGCCGAACAGGATGCCGGCGACAAAGCCGATGGTGATCTGCCAAATCAACGAAACTCCGCGTTTCTCTGCCATGAGAACCCCTCCTCAGATAAATAAAAACGATAAATAAAAATCGCAGCAGAGCTGCTTAAGTAAAATTATATAACAGAGAGCGAGCGATTCAATGCTGTCTTTTAATGAAAATTTCGACGGCATCCGCAAGATTTTCGTCGAAAAACATTGAGAATAGACCGCAAATTCAGAAAACCTCGCGGCATTTTATCTGCGTGCCCGGCCGGAACGCGGAGAGCCGAAAAGTTTTCCTGCGCGGGAGAAAAAAGAGGCGCTATAATAAAAGCCCCGAACATTCCGCGACCGGCATGGGCCTGCGGAAGCGGCGTCATTTTCCGAAGGGAGCGATGTCCCATGGACAAGAAAAAAATCGGCGAGATCATCGAGGCCCGCGGCGCCCGTTACGCCGAAGCGGCCGACGAGATCTGGGGCTACGCGGAGACGGCTTTTCGCGAGCGCCGTTCGATGGCGGCGCAGATCCGCCTGCTTGAAGAAGAGGGCTTCCGCGTCGCGAACAACGTCGGCGGCGTGGAAACGGCGTTCTGCGGCGAGTGGGGCGAAGGCCACCCCGTGATCGCCTTCCTCGGCGAGTTCGACGCGCTGGCCGGGCTGAGCCAGAAGGCGGGGCTCGACCGCAGGGAAGCGGAAGTCCCCGGCGGCAACGGGCACGGCTGCGGGCACAACCTGCTCGGCGTCGCCTCCATCGCCGCCGCCGCGGCGCTGAAAAAAGTCATGCAGGAACAGGGACTGAAAGGCACCGTGCGCTACTACGGCTGTCCCGGCGAAGAGGGCGGCAGCGGCAAGGCCTTCATGGTCCGCGAGGGCGCCTTCGCCGACGTGGACGCCGCCGTCACCTGGCACCCGTCCAACTGCACCTTCACCGCCGGCACCTCGTCGCTGGCCAACGCGCAGATCTATTACCGCTTCCGCGGCGTCAGCGCCCACGCGGCCGCCGCGCCCCATCTCGGGCGCAGCGCCCTCGACGCCGTCGAGCTGATGAACGTGGGCGTGCAGTTTTTGCGCGAGCACGTCATTCAGGAGGCGCGCATGCACTACGCCATCACCGACGCCGGCGGCGTCTCGCCCAACGTCGTACAGCCCTACGCGGAGGTGCTCTATCTGCTGCGCGCCCCCAAGAGCGGCCAGGTGCGGGAGATCGTCGAACGCGTCGACCGCATCGCCCAGGGCGCGGCGCTGATGACCGACACGACGGTGGAGAAGGATTTCGTCAAATCCTGCGCCAATATCGTCAACAACGAGACGATGGAGCGCTGCCTGCAAAAGAATCTCGAGTTCTTCGGCGCGCCGGATTTCGACGCCGCGGACGCGGAGTTCGCGCGCAAGATCTTCGAAACCACGCCCGAGCCGGGACGCTTCGAAGACCTCGAAAAGCGCGTCAGAGGCGCGGGCGAAGCGGGACGCCAGGCCCTCGAAGAAGCCAAAAAGGATCCGCTGCCGCGCCGCATCCTGCCCTACGTGCCCTCCGGAATTCCCATGGGCGGTTCCACCGACGTGGGCGACGTGTCGTGGCAGACGCCCACGGCGCAGATCTACATGGGCACATGGGCCAACAGCACGCCCGGCCATTCCTGGCAGGTCGTGACCGCCGGCAAGTCGCCGATGGCTCACAAGGGAATGCTCCAGGCCGGCAAGGTCATGGCCGCGGCCGGCTACGACCTGATGACCGACTCCGAGCTGCTCAAAAAGGCCCAAAACGAGCTGAAAGAGCGCCTGCGGGGCGAGACCTACGTCCCCATCCCCAAGGGCGTCACACCGCGCGGACTTTCCGGCGCGAAAAGCTGAGCGCGACGCGCCAGAGGCGGGGAAGTCCGAATCCGGCGCCGAAAACCGCGAGGGCGGAGATTGTTTTTTGGCCAATCGTCCGCCCTCGCGGTCCGTGATCTCCGTTCGTCTTCTCCCTTACCCTCTTACTCTTTCGCGTAAAGCGCCTCGAGGCAGGCGCGCGACAGGCTGCGCAGGCTGGAAATGCCCATTTCCGGCGGCAACGGACTGGCGTCGTAGGCGAGCGGCAGCTCCGTGCAGGCGGTGACGATCGGGGCGCGGCGGACGGCCCACAGCCTGGCGGCGATCTCTTCCATGACCGCGCCGCCGGCTTTCAGCTCGCCGGCTTTGACGTGGACGATGGCTTTGGTCGCCAGCTCGCGGACCTCTTCGCTGGGGGCGAAGAAGCGGTAGCCGCGCCGCGCCGCTTCCTTCTCGTAGATGCCCGAGGCCATCGTCGCGCCGGTGGCGATGATCCAGCAGCCGTCGGGCGCGGCTTTGACCGCGTCGGCGACGGTGGCTTCGACGATGTGGATCAGGGGCGCGCGCAGCTGGGCGCGGAACGGATCGATGAAGATGTGCGCCGTGTTGCAGGGCACGGCCAGCAGATCGGCGCCCCAGCCGCACAGCGTGTCCAGCCCCTGGCGCAGCGCGGCGGCGGGGCTTTCGCCGCGGCCGAAAAACGCCGCCGTGCGGTCGGGCGTCTGCGCGTTGGAGTAAACGTAGACGACGGGGTGCTCCTGGTCGCGCTTCGCCGGGGCCATCGCCGCCAGCAGGCGCAGAAATTCGGCCGAGGCCGCCGGGCCCATGCCGCCGTAAACGCCGAGAATTTTTCGAGGGATCATGTCGTTCACCTGCGATTCGCAAAATTTATCTCCGTCACATGAAAAATTCGACTTCGCTTATATTATGCTCGTTTGCGGACGCTGTCAAACGGCCGCCGTTTGGGGGAACGGGGCATGAGTGATAGAATAGAGGCGAAAAAAGCGCGCGGCTGGCCGGGCGCGGTAAACTCCGCACGGTAAAGGGGAAAATTCATGTGAACGTCGATCTGAACGAAATCAACTCGCGCCTGACCGGCCTCGACGAGGCGGCGGTCACGGCTTCGCTGGAGAGATGGAGCGTGGTCGCCAAGCCGCTGAAAAGTCTGGGCGCGCTCGAAGATCTGGTGGCGCAAATCGCCGGAGTCATCGGCGAAGCGCGCTTCGACATCGGCAAGCGAGCGCTGGTGGTGATGTGCGCCGACAACGGCGTGATCGCGCAGGGCGTGACGCAGACGGACGAGTCGATCACGGCGCTGGTCGCCGCCGACCTGGCGAAGGGCTGTTCCTCCGCCAATCTGATGGCGCGCGTGGCGCGCGTGGACGTGATCCCCGTGGACGTGGGCGTGAAAAATCCTCCCGACGCGCCGGGGCTGATCAGCCGCCGCGTCGCCGCCGGCACGCGCGACTTCACTTCCGGCCCGGCGATGACGCGCGGACAGGCGCTGCAGGCCGTCGGCGTCGGTATCGAAACGGCGCGCGAGTGCCGCGAAAAAGGGTATCGCCTGATCGCCACGGGCGAGATGGGCATCGGCAACACCACGACCAGCGCCGCCGTAGCCGCCGCGCTGCTGGGCTGCGAGCCGCGCGAGATCACGGGGCGCGGGGCGGGGCTTTCGGACGAGGGGCTGAAACGCAAGGTCGCGGCGATCGAAAAGGGCATCGCCGTCAACCGTCCCGACGCGGACGACGCGCTGGACGTGCTCGGCAAGCTGGGGGGCTTCGACATCGCCGCCATGGCGGGGCTGTTCATCGGCGGCGCGCTGGAGCGCCTGCCCGTGGTGATCGACGGCGTGATCAGCGCCGTCGCCGCGCTCGTGGCGTGCCGGCTGTGCCCCGGCTGCGCCTTCGCCATGATTCCCAGCCACATGTCGGCGGAACCGGCGGCGCGCAGGGTCTTCGGCGAGCTGGGGCTGGAGCCGGTGATCCGCGCCGGGATGCGCCTCGGCGAGGGCACGGGCGCGCTGTGCCTGTTCCCGCTGCTGGACATGGCCATGGCGCTCTACGACGGCCTCGTCTTCAGCGACATCGGCATGGAAGCCTACACGCCGCAGTCATAAAACTTTCGAGAACGAAATCCGCCACGAGGAAACGGAGAAAAATCGCCGCCGGCAACTTACGAAGGCCGAAGCGTTTTTTCGCCCCTCTCCGCTTCGCCGCTCCTCCGTGGCAACCCTTGTTTCCCGCACAGGAGGGGATCGCGTGAGCAGAAAAGACGTCATGAACAAAAAGCCGGAGGAATGCAATTATTCGTTCTTCAGCCACAAGGACTGCGAGTTCTTCCCGTGTCACAGGGGCATTCCTCCGGAGGACTTCAACTGCCTGTTCTGCTACTGTCCGCTGTACTGTCTCGGGCGCGAGTGCGGCGGCAACTTCCGCTATCTCGAAAACGGCATCAAGGACTGTTCGAACTGTCTGATCCCGCACCGGCGCGACAGTTACGGCTACATCGCCGCGCGCTTCACGAAGATCGTCACGGCCATGCAGGAGCGCGAACAGGCCGCCGCGAAGGACGAAGAATGAAAATGTTCCACGTGGAACATTTTCGCAACCGAAGTCGCACGAGGCTCGACGAATGCTGATTTTGCTGATCGGCACCAGCAACAGCGGAAAAAGCCGGTTTGCCGAAAAGATCGCTTCGCGCTTTCCCGGCCCCAGAATTTACGCCGCGACGATGGTCCCCTGCGGCGCCGCCGGCGCGGCTCGCGTGGACAAGCATCGCCGCCAGCGCGCCGGGCGGGGATTCGTCACCGTGGAGTGCCCGCGCGGGCTCGACGGGATTTCCGCCGGAAAGAACGCGCTGGTGCTGCTCGAAGACGTGTCCAACCTGCTCGCCAACGAGATGTTCGGCCGTCACGACCCCCGCGCGGAGGACGAGGCGCTGCGCCAGATCGTTTCTCTCGCCGGGCGCGTCGCCGTGGTGATCGCCGTGACGATCGGCGGCGTCAGCGGCGACGGCTGCGACGAGCCCACTCAAAATTACGCGGC
Above is a genomic segment from Pyramidobacter piscolens W5455 containing:
- the dapA gene encoding 4-hydroxy-tetrahydrodipicolinate synthase translates to MFRGTGTALITPFRNGAVDFDALGELLDFQVDNGVDALIVLGTTGEAATLTPAERDEVISFALRAVDGRIPVVIGTGTNNTASTVDLSRRAEELGADGALVVTPFYNKPNQEGLYRHFRTVAESVRIPVILYNVPGRTGVNLAPETVLRLAQIENIVGVKEASGNQYQCDSLIRSLQVARPDFRVWSGNDDQAFHLVCGGGDGVISVLSNVLPAQTAAMIDAALGGDVATARRLHLRLLPLMKDLFNESNPIPVKFAAGELGLCRDELRLPLVSAGEKTRELVRADLLELGVLEAD
- a CDS encoding aspartate-semialdehyde dehydrogenase; the encoded protein is MKVAIVGATGEVGRTMVRVLEERGVRPETIRFFASPRSAGTELEFAGRRVAVEELTREWVPAGTFDYVIMSAGSELSKRFAPVAASRGAVVIDNSSCWRMDPEKPLVVPEINGDLLAGYRGIVANPNCSTIQMVLGLYKAHERFGLKTVVVSTYQAVSGAGRRGIDELLAQERGGTVCEKFAAPIHRNVVPQIDAFLDNGFTKEEMKMVDEPRKILRDDSIMFWPTTVRVPVLYGHSEAVFAETREPFGTVEKLLEVMREQEHVTVSGEPVITPAVDAAGTDTTFVSRVRSFDDTHFLQWNVADNVRVGAATNAVRILLRHAALNGVR
- a CDS encoding MATE family efflux transporter translates to MERGNKQIVEGVIWKQLLIFFFPIMLGTFFQQLYNTVDAVVVGRYVGKVALAAVGGPTSTVIALLVGFFAGLSTGATVVIAQFYGADDPERTSRAVHTAMALALAAGAAMTVLGVALAEWTLAKMQTPPDVMPHAVSYLRIYFAGIVPSLLYNMGSGILRAKGDSKRPFYLLAGGTVVNLAADLLLIVRYDCGVDGVAYATILSQGFCAAGVWWLLARESGPFRLELRKLRCDWLLLQNIIRIGLPTGIQATMYSFSNIIIQAVTNKFGVDVVAAWATLGKIDALYWMVMSAFGMALSTFSGQNFGARRYDRVTRSIRVCSLMAFVATGIIVAAFLSGGEFWFRIFTDDAQVIGQGLVLMRLMVPWYFSYVPVETISGGIRGTGDSLLPTLIMAVGVCAFRLAWMWLVVPSHWDIRVVAWSYPISWAQTAVLFVLYYLFSGWMKRSIARAGHLHAAA
- a CDS encoding dicarboxylate/amino acid:cation symporter gives rise to the protein MAEKRGVSLIWQITIGFVAGILFGRMAAPNVVAYVDPLGKIFMALLSMLIVPLVLSSLVVGVASLGDLRSLGRIGVKTLALYLVTTAVAIAIGLVLANVIQPGAGMDIALAKATEAKAAPSLGEVLTNMFPRNAFASMVNANMLQIIVFALFLGVSMTLAGEKGKPALDFFNSLAETMYKMTSIVMKFAPYGVFALIAVTVSKYGAAVLLPFIKVIAAVYIGCIIHAVVVYSGMVMAFARKSPLWFFKGIKEASLTAFVTRSSSGTLPVTMECCHNMGVPDKVASFVLPLGATINMDGTALYQGVCALFIAQAFGIPLSVGTQLGIIVTATLGSIGTAGVPGGGLIMLTLVTTQAGLPLEGVAMIAGIDAVLDMVRTSLNITGDAAVATVVAKSEGAEL
- a CDS encoding M20 family metallopeptidase translates to MDKKKIGEIIEARGARYAEAADEIWGYAETAFRERRSMAAQIRLLEEEGFRVANNVGGVETAFCGEWGEGHPVIAFLGEFDALAGLSQKAGLDRREAEVPGGNGHGCGHNLLGVASIAAAAALKKVMQEQGLKGTVRYYGCPGEEGGSGKAFMVREGAFADVDAAVTWHPSNCTFTAGTSSLANAQIYYRFRGVSAHAAAAPHLGRSALDAVELMNVGVQFLREHVIQEARMHYAITDAGGVSPNVVQPYAEVLYLLRAPKSGQVREIVERVDRIAQGAALMTDTTVEKDFVKSCANIVNNETMERCLQKNLEFFGAPDFDAADAEFARKIFETTPEPGRFEDLEKRVRGAGEAGRQALEEAKKDPLPRRILPYVPSGIPMGGSTDVGDVSWQTPTAQIYMGTWANSTPGHSWQVVTAGKSPMAHKGMLQAGKVMAAAGYDLMTDSELLKKAQNELKERLRGETYVPIPKGVTPRGLSGAKS
- a CDS encoding aspartate/glutamate racemase family protein, whose translation is MIPRKILGVYGGMGPAASAEFLRLLAAMAPAKRDQEHPVVYVYSNAQTPDRTAAFFGRGESPAAALRQGLDTLCGWGADLLAVPCNTAHIFIDPFRAQLRAPLIHIVEATVADAVKAAPDGCWIIATGATMASGIYEKEAARRGYRFFAPSEEVRELATKAIVHVKAGELKAGGAVMEEIAARLWAVRRAPIVTACTELPLAYDASPLPPEMGISSLRSLSRACLEALYAKE
- the cobT gene encoding nicotinate-nucleotide--dimethylbenzimidazole phosphoribosyltransferase codes for the protein MNVDLNEINSRLTGLDEAAVTASLERWSVVAKPLKSLGALEDLVAQIAGVIGEARFDIGKRALVVMCADNGVIAQGVTQTDESITALVAADLAKGCSSANLMARVARVDVIPVDVGVKNPPDAPGLISRRVAAGTRDFTSGPAMTRGQALQAVGVGIETARECREKGYRLIATGEMGIGNTTTSAAVAAALLGCEPREITGRGAGLSDEGLKRKVAAIEKGIAVNRPDADDALDVLGKLGGFDIAAMAGLFIGGALERLPVVIDGVISAVAALVACRLCPGCAFAMIPSHMSAEPAARRVFGELGLEPVIRAGMRLGEGTGALCLFPLLDMAMALYDGLVFSDIGMEAYTPQS
- a CDS encoding cysteine-rich small domain-containing protein yields the protein MSRKDVMNKKPEECNYSFFSHKDCEFFPCHRGIPPEDFNCLFCYCPLYCLGRECGGNFRYLENGIKDCSNCLIPHRRDSYGYIAARFTKIVTAMQEREQAAAKDEE
- a CDS encoding bifunctional adenosylcobinamide kinase/adenosylcobinamide-phosphate guanylyltransferase → MLILLIGTSNSGKSRFAEKIASRFPGPRIYAATMVPCGAAGAARVDKHRRQRAGRGFVTVECPRGLDGISAGKNALVLLEDVSNLLANEMFGRHDPRAEDEALRQIVSLAGRVAVVIAVTIGGVSGDGCDEPTQNYAAALAHLNEQLAEAADAVIEIRAGTPLLLKGECPWIG